A window of Microbispora hainanensis genomic DNA:
GATCAGCCACCGCGGCAAGGCGTTCCGGGCCATCGCCCCGGTGATCGCCCAGGTGGTCTCGTAACACCTCTCGTAATCACGTCGTAAGACCCGGGCGGGCGGACGGGCGTAGCGTTCAGGATGTGAACGCAGCAGGCACCCGCATGCCCGCCTGGGCGGCCGCGCTGACCGGCCTCGTCGCCGGCGCGGTGGCGCTCGGGGTGGCCCAGATCGTCGCCGGTCTGATCGATCCCGGCGCCGCGCCGGTCGTCGCCGTGGGCGGCGCGATGATCGACTCCACGCCCGCCGGTCTCAAGGAATGGGCGATCAGCACCTTCGGCTCCAACGACAAGCCGGTCCTGCTCGGCGGCATCGTCGTCGTGCTCGCCCTCGTCGCCGCGGGTCTCGGCCTGCTCGCCCGCCGCAGGACGGCGTACGGCACGCTGGGCCTGGCCGTGTTCGGCCTCGTCGGCGCCGCCGCGGCGCTGTCCCGGCCGGACGCCGGGGTGGCGCACGTCCTGCCCTCGCTCATCGGCGCCGCGGCCGGCGCGTGGACACTGCCGCGCCTGAAGCGCCGCGCCCTGAGCAGCGGCGAGGAGGACTATGTCGCCGCAAGCCGGGCCGCCGACCGCGCCGCGCCCGCCAGGGTCCTGACGGCGCCCGCACCGGCAGAGCGCACGGAGGCATCGGGCACGGCGGCATCGGGCACGGCGGCATCGGGCACGGCGGCATCGGGCACGGAGGCAGCGGGCACGGCGGCATCGGGCACGGCGGCATCGGGCACGGAGGCAGCGGGCACGGCGGTAGAGGGCGCGGCGGCAGCGGGCACGGCGGTAGAGGGCGCGTGGGTCGCGAGCGTGGGCGAGGAGAGCCACGCGGCGGAGACCGGTCTCGCGCCGTCGCCCGGCCGGTCGGCGGCACCGTCGCAGGGTCGGTCGGCCGGCCCGGCGCCCGCCATGCCGGCCGTCATGCGGCCGGGCACGGGATCCGGTGCGGGCTCGGGCACGGGATCCGGTGCGGAATCGGACGCCGTGCCGTACGTCTTCGACCGGCGCAGGCTGCTGACCGGGGCGGCCGCGGGGGTCGCGGTGGCGGGCGTCGCCGGGTTCGGCGGATGGCTGCTGAAGGGCTCCAAGGACGCCGAACTGGCCCGCCGCGGCGTGTCCAGGATGCTGCCGCGCGCGGCCCGCCCGGCCGCGCCGATCCCCGCGGGGGCGGACCTGCGCATTCCCGGCCTCTCGCCGTTCGTCACCCCCAACGCGGATTTCTACCGTGTGGACACCGCACTCGTCGTGCCGTCGGTGGACCCGGCCCGATGGACGTTGAAAATCCACGGGCTGGTGGACAGGCCGGTCGAGCTGACCTTCGCCGACCTGCTCAAACGCCCTTTCATGGAAGCGGACGTCACCTTGACCTGCGTGTCCAACGACGTCGGCGGGCCGTACATCGGCAACGCCCGCTGGCTCGGCACCCGGCTCGCCGACGTGCTGCGCGAGGCCGGGATCAGGCGCGATGCCGACATGCTGCTCAGCGTCTCCCAGGACGGCTGGACCTGCGGCACGCCGGTCGACGTGGTCATGGACGGCCGCGACGCGCTGCTCGCCGTCGCCATGAACGGCGAGGTGCTCCCGGAGGCCCACGGCTTCCCGGTCCGCCAGGTCGTGCCCGGACTGTACGGATATGTGTCGGCGACGAAGTGGGTCACCGAGATCAGGGTCACCCGGTTCGACCAGGAGGAGGCCTACTGGACGCCGCGCGGCTGGGCTCCCAAGGGCCCGATCAAGACCCAGTCGAGGATCGACCTGCCCCGTGACGGGGACGACGTCACGGCGGGCCGTACGACCGTGGCGGGCGTCGCCTGGGCCCAGCACCGCGGCATCGACGCGGTGGAGGTCCGGGTGGACGGCGGCGCGTGGCAGCAGGCGAAACTCGCGCAGGTCCCCGGGCCCGACACCTGGCGGCAGTGGTCGCTCGACCTCGACCTGACGCGGGGCCGGCACACGATCTCCGTGCGGGCCACCGACGCGACCGGCTACACCCAGACCTCGGAGGAGGCCCCGCCCGCCCCCGACGGCGCCACCGGCTTCCACACGATCGCCGTCACGGCCCGCTGACCGTCCCGCGCGATCTCCGGCGAGAGCCGGGTACGGGTCGCCGGGCCGGGATCGGCGGCCGGGCCTGAAGTCGGGTCTGGAGTTGGGAAAACCCGCCGTGCCCCGGACGGCCCGCCTCTACCATCGGCACCCTGATGGGCGCGAGGAGGGGGGCCAAGCGCGTGAACCAGGAGAGGGCGCGCCGCCACGCGAGGTGGCGGTTGCCGTCCGGTGTGTACAACCCGGTCGTGTCGGCCGACGGCCGGAGATGGCGGGACTACGAGCAGGCCGCGGAAGCGCCCGCTCCCTCGCTGGAGGACCGGCGTCTGGAGGTACGGCTGGCGGCGTTGCCGCTGGGTGTGGACACCGTGACCTTGCCGGTGGTGCCGGCAGCGAGGAACGGCGAGAACGGGCACCGCGGGGGCCACGGGCTGGGAGCGCTGACCGGGCGGCGCGCGGGGCCGTTAGATCCTCGGGACGCCGTGACCGCCGCGACGCCCGCCGACGCCGGGGCCACCCGGAGCGCTGGGGACCGGGAAGACACCGGGGATCCCGAGGAGCTCGGGGACTTCGAGGACGCACAGGACTCCGAAGACGCACCAGACGCCGGGGACGTCGAGGGCTTCGAGGACGCCGAGGGCTTCCAGGACGCCGAGGGCTTCGAGGACGCCGAGGGGGCGGCCGACGGGGAGGCTGCTCGGGAAGCGGCGGACGAGACGGTGCCTGAGAACAGCGCCGAGGAGACCGATGAGAAGACCGCCCAGCTGATCGCCACGGCACCCGACGGCACGCCGCAGCCCGAGAAAGGAGCGGCAGGGCCCGAGATGGCAGGGGCTGGGGCAACAGGGTCGTGGGCGGCAGGATCCGGTGCGGAGCCCGGCGGGGAACGTTCCGGCTTCGGGGAGCCGAGCGCAGGATTGCCTGGCGTCGGGATGCCCGGCATCGGGATGCCCGGAGCGGAGGAGTCCGCTGCGGGGGAGCCGAATGTGGGCGCGTCCGGTACGGGGGAGCTGAGCGCAGGATTGCCTGGCATCGGTACGTCTGGCATCGGGATGCCCGGAGCGGAGGAGCCCGGCGTGGGGGAGCCTGGCCCTCACGACTCCGGCGACCTGACGCACGTGGTGGAGCGCGTGACCCCCGCGACCGAGACGGACGGCACAGGCACCGGCACCGGCACCGACGCCGACATCGACTCCGCGTGCGAGTACGAGGACGACGACGTCGAGGACCCGGCCAAGCTCCCGGATCCCCTGGCAAGCGAGAACCACCTTGGGACGGCGGCCGCAGGCACACAGGTTGGCGCAGTGGAACAGGACTGCGCGGCGGAACAGGAGGGTGCGCCGGTAGACGAGGTCACGACGGCCGAGGCGACCCGGACGGCCGTGCCGACCGTGACGTCCCTGACGACTGTGACGGCCATGCCGACCGTCGAGAGCGATCGGCCGCAGGACCCGATGCCCGAGACGGGACACGACGTCGCCGCCCTGGCCGGGCAGGACGAGTGGCTCGTCGAGACCTCGCCCGCGCCGACGCTTCCCATGCAGCCGGGCATGGCCGCCGACGACGGCCCGGAGACGGGCGAACTCGATGATGCCGACGACTTCTGGTCGGCCGTGCTGCGCGACGAGACCGAGCGTGACTGGCTCGACAGCCCGGACCGCCCGCGTCGGCTGGAGGAGACCCGTCCGTACGGCAGGCCCGGCGGCCTGGCCGAGGCGGATCCAGGCGGCCAGGTGAGCCTCATGCA
This region includes:
- a CDS encoding molybdopterin-dependent oxidoreductase — protein: MNAAGTRMPAWAAALTGLVAGAVALGVAQIVAGLIDPGAAPVVAVGGAMIDSTPAGLKEWAISTFGSNDKPVLLGGIVVVLALVAAGLGLLARRRTAYGTLGLAVFGLVGAAAALSRPDAGVAHVLPSLIGAAAGAWTLPRLKRRALSSGEEDYVAASRAADRAAPARVLTAPAPAERTEASGTAASGTAASGTAASGTEAAGTAASGTAASGTEAAGTAVEGAAAAGTAVEGAWVASVGEESHAAETGLAPSPGRSAAPSQGRSAGPAPAMPAVMRPGTGSGAGSGTGSGAESDAVPYVFDRRRLLTGAAAGVAVAGVAGFGGWLLKGSKDAELARRGVSRMLPRAARPAAPIPAGADLRIPGLSPFVTPNADFYRVDTALVVPSVDPARWTLKIHGLVDRPVELTFADLLKRPFMEADVTLTCVSNDVGGPYIGNARWLGTRLADVLREAGIRRDADMLLSVSQDGWTCGTPVDVVMDGRDALLAVAMNGEVLPEAHGFPVRQVVPGLYGYVSATKWVTEIRVTRFDQEEAYWTPRGWAPKGPIKTQSRIDLPRDGDDVTAGRTTVAGVAWAQHRGIDAVEVRVDGGAWQQAKLAQVPGPDTWRQWSLDLDLTRGRHTISVRATDATGYTQTSEEAPPAPDGATGFHTIAVTAR
- a CDS encoding toxin glutamine deamidase domain-containing protein produces the protein MGARRGAKRVNQERARRHARWRLPSGVYNPVVSADGRRWRDYEQAAEAPAPSLEDRRLEVRLAALPLGVDTVTLPVVPAARNGENGHRGGHGLGALTGRRAGPLDPRDAVTAATPADAGATRSAGDREDTGDPEELGDFEDAQDSEDAPDAGDVEGFEDAEGFQDAEGFEDAEGAADGEAAREAADETVPENSAEETDEKTAQLIATAPDGTPQPEKGAAGPEMAGAGATGSWAAGSGAEPGGERSGFGEPSAGLPGVGMPGIGMPGAEESAAGEPNVGASGTGELSAGLPGIGTSGIGMPGAEEPGVGEPGPHDSGDLTHVVERVTPATETDGTGTGTGTDADIDSACEYEDDDVEDPAKLPDPLASENHLGTAAAGTQVGAVEQDCAAEQEGAPVDEVTTAEATRTAVPTVTSLTTVTAMPTVESDRPQDPMPETGHDVAALAGQDEWLVETSPAPTLPMQPGMAADDGPETGELDDADDFWSAVLRDETERDWLDSPDRPRRLEETRPYGRPGGLAEADPGGQVSLMQAVSGRFPDPRGTWIRLINAEGPTEDAFRSNNAVDCALSVMSTWHGEPVVAARRQPEYDGSGRPLLTGETGGVARAEEWLGHRFEYVGHGRRAYVAIAQRLIFGGHGAAAVLITRWAGGGSHAWNAVNCRGEVLWIDAQRGHMAVEPPYEDVTGVFAVVIDRQGRRL